Within the Eleginops maclovinus isolate JMC-PN-2008 ecotype Puerto Natales chromosome 5, JC_Emac_rtc_rv5, whole genome shotgun sequence genome, the region GGCgctgctgttttaaaatgtgatgtaatgAATCGCATAACTTTCGTCTGTCTCTAAACTCTTGCACTTCAACGCGTGATGTCACTTATTAGACCAAGATAAACACCACTGAGTGAACAGATGACTAACAGTACATCAGATATAGAAAACACTATTCGAAGCTTTGGATCAAGACAAGACCGGGTATACATTCATTCAAACCTCAGCTGCATATAATCAGCTCATTATGGGCATACACTTTTAACCAATTACACATTACcacaatctccagcagccaatcattgTGCTGCAGTCAAACTTTAAGTCTGATCTCGTCTCTCCTGCAGTCTGCTGTGGTGTCAGGTGTTTGTGCTGTTTAAGCATCATCATTCATACAGAGAATACATTCAGACAACATAGAACTTGAAATATTcacaaatgcaatgttttttttaataaaaactcaaatgaaaatatGGAAACACAGATTGTGACAATGGCTTACAGTGCAGAACAGACCTATGCTGCATCAAATTACAATTATGGACATCTTAAAAGCTTTCAAATATTAGTCTCATGGCAAGATTAGTATTCAGCTAACTCCACACCACTGTAAAACATTGTTGAGTCTTCCATTGCATATGCACCGTCTGTCATACAGTGACTTTTCTCCATCTACGAACACCTATTCTGCTCTTTGTTCTCTAACCTGTGACAGCTGTGTTGTTCCCCTTAGTGCTCTCGGCTTGCCAGATGTATTTACCTGTTGAGAAACAGTTTGTATTAAGCTGAAACTTTCCTGCAGGAGTGAGAGGGAACTGAAATGATGTTCAAACTACGAGAAGTCATTAGGGAAGCTCTGTATCAGCCACTGTAACATGAAAAGTGTGCCATCTAGCGAgctgtctttgaaatgtttgcaaTAAACACTGCCTGGAGTGAAATGTGGTGCTTCACATTAGCTGCTCCTGTTGCTCTGAGTCTTCAGTCTGTGCTGCTGGGGTGGAACCTGAGACATGTTGGTACTCAGAGTCCATCTGATGGggagaaacaacaacatgacaAACAGCCTCAATTTAAAACAAGCCTTCTGTTGGATTTgatcttaaaatgtattcaaagttTAATAAACCACATTTCTTTCATGATTCTCTAACCTTCACACTGTGCACAGGGTTATTCGCTTCATTGGGGGAGTCCAGAGTGTTCTTCTTCCTGGATTGAATCCATCAGACAAAACAATTTATGATTTAGAAAtcttgaaaatacatttattttacagtcttATTACAATGCTGCTAATTATCTTGCAAAAAAGGACAGAACTGAGAGATGTAACGTTTACAATATGtccacaaagacattttttaaaaggtgaaATTGTTTACCTCCTGCAACAACACAGAAGCAGAACAGCTATCAGGATCAGAGCCAGCAGCGTCACAATTATGACTACAATaatagatattattattataggtttACCTAGAAATGCAGAAAGACATGCATTAGTTTAATGATTGCATTAATACATCTTTTTTCCAGTAAAACCTTAAGattctgacagaaaatgttaaatatgttcTTCATATTCAGATCGGTATACATCATTGGTGTTTGTAATGTCCTGTTGCAGTCTGCAGAaacaatgcattaaaaaaactgGACCACTTAAGGTTAAAGAAGGGACatttatatgaatattattCCAATCAATATTAACATGGTTTCAGAGCAAGGGAGCTGGAGTTTCTGTCAGGATATTATATGAGAGTTATATTAGTATAATGAAATCATTGACGCAACTCTGACAAAGTTAGCTACCGTAATCAAGTAAATGTATTCAGGTTTAAGACATATTTTAGAAGATTTTAAAGCCCCACTCTAACTTTATATCTTAATTATCTTTATGTCGGTTTGCCAGTCACATCAAATTACCTGGGGCCAGAGTCAGACAGATGGTGGCAAATTGACGTCCTAACTTGTTCTGGGCTTCACAGGAATAATTCCCACTGTGTTCAGCTCTGAAGTCAGTGATGGTGAAGATCTGTCCTGAAGCTTTTGGAGAGTCTTCATTCTCCTTGTACCAGGTGTAGTTAGCTGCTGGGttagcatcactgctacaggtcagagtcactgaactgccctcctctatctcagcagagggactcactgacacagaggggagctttggagcatctggaggagaaagaagaacTATCTGGAATTAGCACAGGAAGTCTCAACATTGTTTAACTCAACAGACTCAATATTAAGCAAATAGGGTGTTGTTGGTTTCTTGACTGCGTTTTACTCACATTTCACattaataaagatatttttggatTTCCTCTTCCCCAGTTTGTTCTCAGCTGAACAGTAATACTGTCCAGAGTCAGAGGACTGGATGGAGCTGAAGACAAGCTGTGGTCCTTCAATAACAGGTTTAATGTCTGGACTTCCACCCTCCTTGTACCAGGTGTAGTTAGCTGCTGGGttagcatcactgctacaggtcagagtcactgaactgccctcctctatctcagcagagggactcactgacacagaggggagcttTGGAGCATCTGGAAACAATCATCCAACaaagaaagtcattttaaaataccaaataatTACCCATCCACCAAACATGCTATTCATAACAGCctgaatttataaaacatatttgacacAAAGAGAAGTTAAATTCTTAGGCCTTTCTTCAGATCTCTCAGGATATTTTGTCCCTGACACACTGTTGGAAACTCACAGACTGCGGGAGAGCGGTGACTCTCGTATCCTTTGAAAGCACAGGAGATGAGGTCTCCAGGATGAATCTGGCTTCTGTAAGAAAAGGTTTCTCCTCTGACGATCTCTCCGTTCCTGAACCAGACGAAGGAGAGCCGGCCGGCTGGACTGCAGCTGCTGAGACACTTCAGCTCTGCCTCGTTAAAGGAAGGATGCACTGACACTTTACTCACCTCGATCTGCAGAGCTGAGTATAAAGATAGGGAAAAGATATAGTATTAAATACTCTTTTggagaaacactgaaacaaatgATAAGTTGATACTGAAGAGGGTTATCGACCAGTCATGCATAATCCTTGTTGACCTGAATTATAGTTTTCTTAATCTACTGTTCAAATTTGAGCAACTTTGAGCTAATTTGCTTTCATAACATATCATTGCAGAAAACTTATAATACCAAAAGAATTGTCTTAATGCAAGTTATCAATTTTGAAAGTTTCATAGAAATATTAACTAGTTGTAAATACACCCTATGGACCTGTAAGTTTGGTAAGGAGAACAATGGGTCATCAGGTTCACATCAAACTGATCCACAGGTTATATTACAAAAgtactgtgtatgtgtttggATTAAATCTAATGTAAACACCGGTTGAGTTGATCAGTACCTGTGACAGTCAGAGTGGTACCAGGTAAATCACTCCTCCATTCAAAGCGCTGCGCTCTGAATTTGAAGCGGTACTCGGCCGAGTCGCTCTCTCTCAGGTTGCTGATGCTCAGAGTGGCGAGTCCTCTCTCCGTTGCAACTGCCCCCGACGTCCTGAACTGAACACGACCTGCATACTGAGAGTCTTGACTCAGCTCCTCTGGCTCTGAGGGATTCCTCCACTGATGGCTACGTCCAGGATTGAACCAGAATTTGGACGCGACGTATAAACCTGCTTCATTTCCAAAGTAGCTGCAAGAAATGTCAACTGACGAACCTTTGAAGGCACATATGCTTCTCTTGGTGTAGGACACTATGTTGCAGTAATTATTGTGGACACCTGGAAGAGGAAACGTTTATAGACAACATGAAGTCATGGTGCATAAAATCAAGTAAAAAGTGCAAGTAATGAGAAGATAACTTACACACGGGAAGAGATGCAAAACTTTCCAGTCCTCTTACAGCACAGGCAAAACTGTCTTTGTAAGCAAAGTTATTCACGTAAGATATTCCCTCCTTTGTTTGCCCATTGATCGAACTCCGTCCAGTCAAATACCAGAAGTAGGAAGGATGAGGTAGTTGACATGTTGTGTCGCAAAACAGCTCTGCATGGACACTGTGCACGCTGACTTTGAACTTCTGTGCCCTCACCTGGAGAGCTGTTATACgaagaaatgttgacatttcttTACTAAATGGTCAAGATTAGTGCTGTAATATTATTCAAAATCGTGCGTGAGAATCACAATAGAAAATCTGAGATGATTAATCTCCAGTTTAAAATATTAGTATTTACTTTAATAGTATTTTGGGGGGTGACAAAACAAGTACACACGGTGTTGCAATGAGGAAATGCATGACAAATTCAGAAATCAGAGTTTTACCTATAAGCTTGGTTTTTGGCCCGAAATCTGTCAATTTTCCAAACTAAGCTCAAGCATAAGAAAAAGTTGCTGACGAGGAGAGCCACTGTGTATTCCTTGCTATATATATGATATGGTAGTATTCATAGTGTTCCCCATGTGCAAAATGTGTGCTACACAATGTTGGGGAAATATTTTTCTCGGCCCATAACTTTGAATGAGTTCGTACTGCCCTCAGTGGTCctgtgctctctgtgttttgtctcCGTACTCCTAACTGTTGGCCTCAGCTGAtagaagttttttttattcaagctCACCGGAAATGTGTGAAAGCAAAGCAGCCAATTGGAAGAGATCAGCTGATTTGCAAGAAACAGTCCTCAGTTACTGTAACAGGGGCAGGGGCAAAACAATAATGCTGCTTAGAGCTTTgcctgttttatcttgttttgcAGAATCAGCTAAATACATGGGACCGGGGTGAGAGATCTTTGGAATTGCTGGATGTCCTAGTTCTGACCATGCCTGCACCTGAGTTGAAGTGAACTGAACTTCTTGAATATTCTGTCTATCTGCGTCATGTTTTTGGATTTAGGTCCGTACATGTGAACATTACAGACTATAAAGTTGACtttatattcacacacaaatgatCCATTTACATCAGAATTGTACCTGTGACAGACAAAGTGACTCCTGGTTCACCGGTGTAACTTCCGTTTGGTTGGTTTGTTGTGATCATGAACCTGTACTCAGCTGAGTCGCTCTCTCTCAGGTCTGTGATGCTCAGAGTGCAGATGCTGTTTATACAGTGATACTGCACACGACCTGCATACTCTGCATGTGTTGTCAGATCCACCGGGGCCATGTCAGTCCCTTTAGTGAACCATAATGTTTCTGTTACTGTAGTTTCACCGTTATTTATCCTGGATGGGTATGTGTAGGTGCAGCTTATCTCCACTGTTGATCCTTTTACTGCACAGATCTCAGTAGAAGAGTAAGTCACTCCCCAGCCATCCTTACCCTGAACCgctgaaacacagagcacatCAGAATTATACATCACAGGGgagagtgtgtatttgtgataTGCAAGGCAATAAAGTAAGAAGatcaaacaacacaacatttccaaCAAAAGAGTGATATCTCCACACTACAGTAGGGTTGACGATGAGTGCTATAATTCAATAGGTCCTCATGAAGGGATGTGTTGAATGCAGAGACACATGCATAcaatttgactttaattaaaggggatttcatttgaatcctccatccatcttctcccgcttgtccgtcagggtcgcggaggtaacagctccagcagagagccccaaactttcctttccctggccacatcaaccagctctgactgggggattccaaggcgctcccaggccagcgaagagatataatccctccaccgCCATTTGAAtcctccttttttattaaatgatagaACAGCCTAGAAAGGCCTGGTAAGTTCAGATAATTAAATCACTGTGCAATGCAGCCTTTCAAACCATCATTTTATCAATATTGATATAACATTTATATACTGCCCAAGTCTATAAGGCTCCACATCAGATGCAAGGATGCATGAATGAGCAAGTTAAATGATACACATGCATTTTGATTGGCTGAAAAATAGTACAATTTAGCTCTGCAACATTCCAAAAACAATATAGGTGAATTGTTCTCACCTAATTGAATTACTTCCCCTTAATGTTTCATATAGGTTCATAACTCAGGATGAATGAATGAGTTGAACTGAACAAtaattttttcaataaatacttttaagCTTATCAAAGAAAGAGCCTCAATCTATAGCAAGTTCCAGAGGAAAGTTCACTTATTGTATTGTCTTCTCACTGTTCTCTCGTCTGTGGTCGCTGATTGTGAGAGAAGGAACACAGAAGATGtgtgtggcagccgggtgtggttagagcgccggctgctggggtgaggggagtgcCGGAGACCAGAtagctgatcggaatcaggtaatcagtcagttaatataaagcatgttggtaacctggttctggtctgtcttgcagtaggctgggtcctgggaagacgacacatcccgtcctggccttgcccgtcctggaagtgccgcggagctttcttttgtttgcacGTTTCTGACGaaataaacgctgttgtttttgcccaaccccgaacccttccgtctcttgccttctACCTGAGCGATCCTGCCCACAATGTGCTCAAACCATAAATGGACATTTCCCTCACAGGCAATGAAATGCACGAGATTGATTTGGTATAAATGCACatattgtaataataacaatatttatataagtTTTGGAAGGTCATGGGGTTTTTGTTGGACACAGTGTACAGATCTATGTTTTaattctttaatttaaacaccAACTTTTCCTTTTGTCCATATATCAACCACAAATGTACATAAAAGTCCATTTGTCCTACCTATTGTGgtgctttaaaaacatatatttttatgcTTGTTATTATATATGTCTTTCCACAATGATGAACTTTGAAATGTGGTGTTTGTTTCTAATTTACGAACAAGAGTGTGATCATTAAAATCAGCCAGCACATGTTACAGTCACGCTTTATTG harbors:
- the LOC134864561 gene encoding B-cell receptor CD22-like — encoded protein: MLFTTQSRKEKATAMGLKITAAGFMVFIFSVPAVQGKDGWGVTYSSTEICAVKGSTVEISCTYTYPSRINNGETTVTETLWFTKGTDMAPVDLTTHAEYAGRVQYHCINSICTLSITDLRESDSAEYRFMITTNQPNGSYTGEPGVTLSVTALQVRAQKFKVSVHSVHAELFCDTTCQLPHPSYFWYLTGRSSINGQTKEGISYVNNFAYKDSFACAVRGLESFASLPVCVHNNYCNIVSYTKRSICAFKGSSVDISCSYFGNEAGLYVASKFWFNPGRSHQWRNPSEPEELSQDSQYAGRVQFRTSGAVATERGLATLSISNLRESDSAEYRFKFRAQRFEWRSDLPGTTLTVTALQIEVSKVSVHPSFNEAELKCLSSCSPAGRLSFVWFRNGEIVRGETFSYRSQIHPGDLISCAFKGYESHRSPAVYAPKLPSVSVSPSAEIEEGSSVTLTCSSDANPAANYTWYKEGGSPDIKPVIEGPQLVFSSIQSSDSGQYYCSAENKLGKRKSKNIFINVKYAPKLPSVSVSPSAEIEEGSSVTLTCSSDANPAANYTWYKENEDSPKASGQIFTITDFRAEHSGNYSCEAQNKLGRQFATICLTLAPGKPIIIISIIVVIIVTLLALILIAVLLLCCCRRKKNTLDSPNEANNPVHSVKMDSEYQHVSGSTPAAQTEDSEQQEQLM